The proteins below come from a single Excalfactoria chinensis isolate bCotChi1 chromosome 7, bCotChi1.hap2, whole genome shotgun sequence genomic window:
- the PTPRN gene encoding receptor-type tyrosine-protein phosphatase-like N isoform X3 has protein sequence MGRRLLRALLCLLLVAGRGLLRVGGATAAHGCLFDRRLCSPQEVCVQDGLFGQCQVGSVQDRPHFQVTSPVLQRLQDVLRHLMAQGLSWQDGITQYIISQEMERIPRLRPPPLLEPSPRDRSLSVRSSPRRTPQPVAPGLPAAQHLGQPPPLLPSGLAQRYLEHLLLPPPPQLGYEEALLHPYSYHKFGYQDTTHQLPAGSARQGPDAASLLVRGLYGAGPMPSYSGQPGAEGGHLFQDLGLLALPREKAVRVDPASTRTLHSARLPDASLKRLASLLASYGLGLPELSPQQLSSVSALLQLLQSSGAASPEAPTAKRLSAQQGAAGPQVSEGDMQHGEEPVPPSSAVPPPRVTASSAPAQGLGSQAATLPAPQAQPQRGHGGDEMMVVEKKSYTEVKDGGGAQRGTRPPDEYGYIITDQKPLGLAAGVRLLELLAKRVHLSTTSFINISVVGPALTFRVRHNAQNLSLADVASRAGQMKAELEAELGLKIVQTGVGERNEAAVYPRPSHFGDGFHSVLLTFIALACVAGVSIAAAAAFCLRQHAKQREKERLAALGPEGAADTTFEYQELCRQHMATKSLFGRAEAPAAPAETSRVSSVSSQFSDAPQPSPSSHSSTPSWCEEPVQSNMDISTGHMILAYMEDHLRNRDRLAKEWQALCAYQAEPSVCSVAQSEANLKKNRNPDYVPYDHVRIKLKAESNPSRSDFINASPIIEHDPRMPAYIATQGPLSHTIADFWQMVWEHGCTVIVMLSPLAEDSVKQCDRYWPDEGSSLYHIYEVNLVSEHIWCEDFLVRSFYLKNVQSQETRTLTQFHFLSWPAEGIPATTRPLLDFRRKVNKCYRGRSCPIIVHCSDGAGRTGTYILVDMVLNRMAKGVKEIDIAATLEHIRDQRPGMVQTKDQFEFALTAVAEEVNAILKALPQ, from the exons ATGGGGCGGCGGCTGCTCCGGGCgctcctctgcctcctcctcgtGGCCGGCCGCGGGCTGCTGCGGGTCGGAGGCGCCACCGCCGCGCACG GCTGTCTGTTTGACCGGAGGCTGTGCTCCCCGCAGGAGGTGTGTGTGCAGG ATGGGCTGTTTGGGCAGTGCCAGGTGGGCTCAGTGCAGGACAGGCCGCACTTTCAGGTCACCTCCCCTGTGCTGCAGCGCCTACAGGATGTCCTGCGGCACCTCATGGCACAAG GGCTCTCATGGCAGGACGGCATCACACAGTACATAATCTCACAGGAGATGGAGCGCATCCCCCGCCTCCGCCCACCGCCCTTGTTGGAACCCTCACCAAGGGACAG GTCCCTGTCTGTGCGCAGCTCCCCCCGGCGCACCCCGCAGCCCGTGGCCCCCggcctgcctgcagcccagcacctgGGGCAGCCCCCACCACTGCTGCCCTCAGGCCTGGCTCAGCGCTACCTggagcatctgctgctgccccCGCCACCCCAGCTGGGCTATGAGGAGGCCCTGCTGCACCCCTACTCCTACCACAAG TTTGGCTACCAGGACACCACGCACCAGCTCCCAGCTGGCTCAGCCAGGCAGGGCCCTGATGCTGCTTCGCTGCTGGTCCGTGGCCTGTATGGGGCTGGCCCCATGCCCTCCTACAGCGGGCAGCCAGGAGCAGAAGGTGGGCACCTCTTCCAGGATCTGGGCCTGCttgcactgcccagggagaaAGCTGTTCGCGTGGATCCAGCCAGCACCAGGACTCTGCACAGTGCACGGCTCCCAG ATGCCTCCCTGAAGAGACTGGCCTCCCTGCTGGCTAGCtatgggctggggctgcccgAGCTCAgtccccagcagctcagcagtgtctctgcccttctgcagcttctgcagagctctg gtgctgccagccctgaagCACCCACAGCAAAGCggctcagtgctcagcagggagctgctgggccACAg GTGTCAGAGGGGGACATGCAGCATGGAGAGGAGCCAGTGCCTCCCTCCTCTGCGGTGCCGCCTCCCAGGGTCACAgccagcagtgccccagcacAGGGACTGGGGAGCCAGGCAGCCACCTTGCCAGCCCCCCAGGCCCAGCCACAGAGGGGGCACGGAGGGGACGAGATGATGGTAGTGGAGAAGAAGAGCTACACAGAGGTGAAGGACGGTGGTGGGGCTCAGCGGGGCACGCGGCCACCCGATGAGTATGGCTACATCATCACAGATCAGAA GCCGCTGGGGCTGGCTGCTGGCGTGAGGCTGCTAGAGCTCCTGGCCAAGCGCGTGCACCTTTCCACCACCAGCTTCATCAACATCAG TGTCGTGGGGCCCGCGCTCACCTTCCGTGTGCGGCACAATGCCCAGAACCTCTCGCTGGCAGATGTGGCCAGCCGTGCTG GCCaaatgaaggcagagctggaggctgAGCTGGGCCTGAAGATTGTACAGACGGGAGTGGGAGAG cGGAACGAGGCGGCTGTGTACCCACGCCCCTCTCACTTTGGGGACGGCTTCCACTCCGTGCTGCTCACCTTCATCGCTCTGGCCTGCGTGGCTGGTGTCTCCATCGCAGCTGCCGCAGCCTTCTGCCTCCGACAGCACGCCAAGCAGCGGGAGAAGGAGCGCCTGGCTGCCCTGGGGCCCGAGGGGGCTGCCGACACCACCTTCGAGTACCAG GAGCTGTGCCGCCAGCACATGGCCACCAAGTCGCTCTTTGGCCGTGCTGAGgcccctgcagcaccagcagagacGTCGCGAGTGAGCAGCGTCTCGTCGCAGTTCAGCGATGCCccgcagcccagccccagctcacacagcagcacaccatCCTGGTGCGAGGAGCCTGTGCAGTCCAACATGGACATCTCCACTGGCCACATGATCCTG GCATACATGGAGGACCACCTCCGCAACAGGGACCGGCTGGCCAAGGAGTGGCAGGCTCTCTGTGCCTACCAGGCTGAGCCCAGCGTCTGCTCTGTTGCCCAAAGTGAAGCCAATCTGAAGAAGAACCGCAACCCAGATTACGTGCCCT atgaCCACGTGAGGATCAAGCTGAAAGCCGAGAGCAACCCATCTCGCAGCGACTTCATCAATGCCAGCCCGATC aTCGAGCACGACCCGCGGATGCCGGCTTACATCGCCACGCAGGGGCCGCTGTCCCACACCATTGCTGACTTCTGGCAG ATGGTGTGGGAGCACGGCTGCACCGTCATCGTCATGCTGAGCCCGCTGGCTGAGGACAGCGTCAAGCAGTGCGACCGCTACTGGCCTGACGAAGGCTCCTCGCTGTACCACATCTACGAG GTGAACCTGGTGTCGGAGCACATCTGGTGCGAGGACTTCCTAGTGCGCAGCTTCTACCTGAAGAACGTGCAGTCGCAGGAGACCCGCACCCTGACGCAGTTCCACTTCCTCAGCTGGCCGGCCGAGGGCATCCCCGCCACCACCCGGCCCCTCCTCGACTTCCGCAG GAAGGTGAACAAGTGCTACCGGGGCCGCTCCTGCCCTATCATTGTGCACTGCAG TGACGGCGCAGGCAGGACCGGGACGTACATCCTCGTCGACATGGTCCTGAACCGCATGGCCAAAG GTGTGAAGGAGATCGACATCGCTGCGACGCTGGAGCACATCCGCGACCAGCGGCCCGGCATGGTGCAGACCAAG GACCAGTTTGAGTTCGCTCTGACCGCCGTGGCTGAGGAGGTGAACGCCATCCTGAAGGCTCTGCCGCAGTGA
- the PTPRN gene encoding receptor-type tyrosine-protein phosphatase-like N isoform X2 gives MGRRLLRALLCLLLVAGRGLLRVGGATAAHGCLFDRRLCSPQEVCVQDGLFGQCQVGSVQDRPHFQVTSPVLQRLQDVLRHLMAQGLSWQDGITQYIISQEMERIPRLRPPPLLEPSPRDSSPRRTPQPVAPGLPAAQHLGQPPPLLPSGLAQRYLEHLLLPPPPQLGYEEALLHPYSYHKFGYQDTTHQLPAGSARQGPDAASLLVRGLYGAGPMPSYSGQPGAEGGHLFQDLGLLALPREKAVRVDPASTRTLHSARLPGDYRDVGQRDQTAPMAAWPSPAQTDASLKRLASLLASYGLGLPELSPQQLSSVSALLQLLQSSGAASPEAPTAKRLSAQQGAAGPQVSEGDMQHGEEPVPPSSAVPPPRVTASSAPAQGLGSQAATLPAPQAQPQRGHGGDEMMVVEKKSYTEVKDGGGAQRGTRPPDEYGYIITDQKPLGLAAGVRLLELLAKRVHLSTTSFINISVVGPALTFRVRHNAQNLSLADVASRAGQMKAELEAELGLKIVQTGVGERNEAAVYPRPSHFGDGFHSVLLTFIALACVAGVSIAAAAAFCLRQHAKQREKERLAALGPEGAADTTFEYQELCRQHMATKSLFGRAEAPAAPAETSRVSSVSSQFSDAPQPSPSSHSSTPSWCEEPVQSNMDISTGHMILAYMEDHLRNRDRLAKEWQALCAYQAEPSVCSVAQSEANLKKNRNPDYVPYDHVRIKLKAESNPSRSDFINASPIIEHDPRMPAYIATQGPLSHTIADFWQMVWEHGCTVIVMLSPLAEDSVKQCDRYWPDEGSSLYHIYEVNLVSEHIWCEDFLVRSFYLKNVQSQETRTLTQFHFLSWPAEGIPATTRPLLDFRRKVNKCYRGRSCPIIVHCSDGAGRTGTYILVDMVLNRMAKGVKEIDIAATLEHIRDQRPGMVQTKDQFEFALTAVAEEVNAILKALPQ, from the exons ATGGGGCGGCGGCTGCTCCGGGCgctcctctgcctcctcctcgtGGCCGGCCGCGGGCTGCTGCGGGTCGGAGGCGCCACCGCCGCGCACG GCTGTCTGTTTGACCGGAGGCTGTGCTCCCCGCAGGAGGTGTGTGTGCAGG ATGGGCTGTTTGGGCAGTGCCAGGTGGGCTCAGTGCAGGACAGGCCGCACTTTCAGGTCACCTCCCCTGTGCTGCAGCGCCTACAGGATGTCCTGCGGCACCTCATGGCACAAG GGCTCTCATGGCAGGACGGCATCACACAGTACATAATCTCACAGGAGATGGAGCGCATCCCCCGCCTCCGCCCACCGCCCTTGTTGGAACCCTCACCAAGGGACAG CTCCCCCCGGCGCACCCCGCAGCCCGTGGCCCCCggcctgcctgcagcccagcacctgGGGCAGCCCCCACCACTGCTGCCCTCAGGCCTGGCTCAGCGCTACCTggagcatctgctgctgccccCGCCACCCCAGCTGGGCTATGAGGAGGCCCTGCTGCACCCCTACTCCTACCACAAG TTTGGCTACCAGGACACCACGCACCAGCTCCCAGCTGGCTCAGCCAGGCAGGGCCCTGATGCTGCTTCGCTGCTGGTCCGTGGCCTGTATGGGGCTGGCCCCATGCCCTCCTACAGCGGGCAGCCAGGAGCAGAAGGTGGGCACCTCTTCCAGGATCTGGGCCTGCttgcactgcccagggagaaAGCTGTTCGCGTGGATCCAGCCAGCACCAGGACTCTGCACAGTGCACGGCTCCCAGGTGACTACAGGGATGTGGGGCAGCGGGATCAGACAGCACCCATGGCTGCCTGGCCATCCCCTGCACAGACAG ATGCCTCCCTGAAGAGACTGGCCTCCCTGCTGGCTAGCtatgggctggggctgcccgAGCTCAgtccccagcagctcagcagtgtctctgcccttctgcagcttctgcagagctctg gtgctgccagccctgaagCACCCACAGCAAAGCggctcagtgctcagcagggagctgctgggccACAg GTGTCAGAGGGGGACATGCAGCATGGAGAGGAGCCAGTGCCTCCCTCCTCTGCGGTGCCGCCTCCCAGGGTCACAgccagcagtgccccagcacAGGGACTGGGGAGCCAGGCAGCCACCTTGCCAGCCCCCCAGGCCCAGCCACAGAGGGGGCACGGAGGGGACGAGATGATGGTAGTGGAGAAGAAGAGCTACACAGAGGTGAAGGACGGTGGTGGGGCTCAGCGGGGCACGCGGCCACCCGATGAGTATGGCTACATCATCACAGATCAGAA GCCGCTGGGGCTGGCTGCTGGCGTGAGGCTGCTAGAGCTCCTGGCCAAGCGCGTGCACCTTTCCACCACCAGCTTCATCAACATCAG TGTCGTGGGGCCCGCGCTCACCTTCCGTGTGCGGCACAATGCCCAGAACCTCTCGCTGGCAGATGTGGCCAGCCGTGCTG GCCaaatgaaggcagagctggaggctgAGCTGGGCCTGAAGATTGTACAGACGGGAGTGGGAGAG cGGAACGAGGCGGCTGTGTACCCACGCCCCTCTCACTTTGGGGACGGCTTCCACTCCGTGCTGCTCACCTTCATCGCTCTGGCCTGCGTGGCTGGTGTCTCCATCGCAGCTGCCGCAGCCTTCTGCCTCCGACAGCACGCCAAGCAGCGGGAGAAGGAGCGCCTGGCTGCCCTGGGGCCCGAGGGGGCTGCCGACACCACCTTCGAGTACCAG GAGCTGTGCCGCCAGCACATGGCCACCAAGTCGCTCTTTGGCCGTGCTGAGgcccctgcagcaccagcagagacGTCGCGAGTGAGCAGCGTCTCGTCGCAGTTCAGCGATGCCccgcagcccagccccagctcacacagcagcacaccatCCTGGTGCGAGGAGCCTGTGCAGTCCAACATGGACATCTCCACTGGCCACATGATCCTG GCATACATGGAGGACCACCTCCGCAACAGGGACCGGCTGGCCAAGGAGTGGCAGGCTCTCTGTGCCTACCAGGCTGAGCCCAGCGTCTGCTCTGTTGCCCAAAGTGAAGCCAATCTGAAGAAGAACCGCAACCCAGATTACGTGCCCT atgaCCACGTGAGGATCAAGCTGAAAGCCGAGAGCAACCCATCTCGCAGCGACTTCATCAATGCCAGCCCGATC aTCGAGCACGACCCGCGGATGCCGGCTTACATCGCCACGCAGGGGCCGCTGTCCCACACCATTGCTGACTTCTGGCAG ATGGTGTGGGAGCACGGCTGCACCGTCATCGTCATGCTGAGCCCGCTGGCTGAGGACAGCGTCAAGCAGTGCGACCGCTACTGGCCTGACGAAGGCTCCTCGCTGTACCACATCTACGAG GTGAACCTGGTGTCGGAGCACATCTGGTGCGAGGACTTCCTAGTGCGCAGCTTCTACCTGAAGAACGTGCAGTCGCAGGAGACCCGCACCCTGACGCAGTTCCACTTCCTCAGCTGGCCGGCCGAGGGCATCCCCGCCACCACCCGGCCCCTCCTCGACTTCCGCAG GAAGGTGAACAAGTGCTACCGGGGCCGCTCCTGCCCTATCATTGTGCACTGCAG TGACGGCGCAGGCAGGACCGGGACGTACATCCTCGTCGACATGGTCCTGAACCGCATGGCCAAAG GTGTGAAGGAGATCGACATCGCTGCGACGCTGGAGCACATCCGCGACCAGCGGCCCGGCATGGTGCAGACCAAG GACCAGTTTGAGTTCGCTCTGACCGCCGTGGCTGAGGAGGTGAACGCCATCCTGAAGGCTCTGCCGCAGTGA
- the PTPRN gene encoding receptor-type tyrosine-protein phosphatase-like N isoform X4, producing the protein MGRRLLRALLCLLLVAGRGLLRVGGATAAHGCLFDRRLCSPQEVCVQDGLFGQCQVGSVQDRPHFQVTSPVLQRLQDVLRHLMAQGLSWQDGITQYIISQEMERIPRLRPPPLLEPSPRDSSPRRTPQPVAPGLPAAQHLGQPPPLLPSGLAQRYLEHLLLPPPPQLGYEEALLHPYSYHKFGYQDTTHQLPAGSARQGPDAASLLVRGLYGAGPMPSYSGQPGAEGGHLFQDLGLLALPREKAVRVDPASTRTLHSARLPDASLKRLASLLASYGLGLPELSPQQLSSVSALLQLLQSSGAASPEAPTAKRLSAQQGAAGPQVSEGDMQHGEEPVPPSSAVPPPRVTASSAPAQGLGSQAATLPAPQAQPQRGHGGDEMMVVEKKSYTEVKDGGGAQRGTRPPDEYGYIITDQKPLGLAAGVRLLELLAKRVHLSTTSFINISVVGPALTFRVRHNAQNLSLADVASRAGQMKAELEAELGLKIVQTGVGERNEAAVYPRPSHFGDGFHSVLLTFIALACVAGVSIAAAAAFCLRQHAKQREKERLAALGPEGAADTTFEYQELCRQHMATKSLFGRAEAPAAPAETSRVSSVSSQFSDAPQPSPSSHSSTPSWCEEPVQSNMDISTGHMILAYMEDHLRNRDRLAKEWQALCAYQAEPSVCSVAQSEANLKKNRNPDYVPYDHVRIKLKAESNPSRSDFINASPIIEHDPRMPAYIATQGPLSHTIADFWQMVWEHGCTVIVMLSPLAEDSVKQCDRYWPDEGSSLYHIYEVNLVSEHIWCEDFLVRSFYLKNVQSQETRTLTQFHFLSWPAEGIPATTRPLLDFRRKVNKCYRGRSCPIIVHCSDGAGRTGTYILVDMVLNRMAKGVKEIDIAATLEHIRDQRPGMVQTKDQFEFALTAVAEEVNAILKALPQ; encoded by the exons ATGGGGCGGCGGCTGCTCCGGGCgctcctctgcctcctcctcgtGGCCGGCCGCGGGCTGCTGCGGGTCGGAGGCGCCACCGCCGCGCACG GCTGTCTGTTTGACCGGAGGCTGTGCTCCCCGCAGGAGGTGTGTGTGCAGG ATGGGCTGTTTGGGCAGTGCCAGGTGGGCTCAGTGCAGGACAGGCCGCACTTTCAGGTCACCTCCCCTGTGCTGCAGCGCCTACAGGATGTCCTGCGGCACCTCATGGCACAAG GGCTCTCATGGCAGGACGGCATCACACAGTACATAATCTCACAGGAGATGGAGCGCATCCCCCGCCTCCGCCCACCGCCCTTGTTGGAACCCTCACCAAGGGACAG CTCCCCCCGGCGCACCCCGCAGCCCGTGGCCCCCggcctgcctgcagcccagcacctgGGGCAGCCCCCACCACTGCTGCCCTCAGGCCTGGCTCAGCGCTACCTggagcatctgctgctgccccCGCCACCCCAGCTGGGCTATGAGGAGGCCCTGCTGCACCCCTACTCCTACCACAAG TTTGGCTACCAGGACACCACGCACCAGCTCCCAGCTGGCTCAGCCAGGCAGGGCCCTGATGCTGCTTCGCTGCTGGTCCGTGGCCTGTATGGGGCTGGCCCCATGCCCTCCTACAGCGGGCAGCCAGGAGCAGAAGGTGGGCACCTCTTCCAGGATCTGGGCCTGCttgcactgcccagggagaaAGCTGTTCGCGTGGATCCAGCCAGCACCAGGACTCTGCACAGTGCACGGCTCCCAG ATGCCTCCCTGAAGAGACTGGCCTCCCTGCTGGCTAGCtatgggctggggctgcccgAGCTCAgtccccagcagctcagcagtgtctctgcccttctgcagcttctgcagagctctg gtgctgccagccctgaagCACCCACAGCAAAGCggctcagtgctcagcagggagctgctgggccACAg GTGTCAGAGGGGGACATGCAGCATGGAGAGGAGCCAGTGCCTCCCTCCTCTGCGGTGCCGCCTCCCAGGGTCACAgccagcagtgccccagcacAGGGACTGGGGAGCCAGGCAGCCACCTTGCCAGCCCCCCAGGCCCAGCCACAGAGGGGGCACGGAGGGGACGAGATGATGGTAGTGGAGAAGAAGAGCTACACAGAGGTGAAGGACGGTGGTGGGGCTCAGCGGGGCACGCGGCCACCCGATGAGTATGGCTACATCATCACAGATCAGAA GCCGCTGGGGCTGGCTGCTGGCGTGAGGCTGCTAGAGCTCCTGGCCAAGCGCGTGCACCTTTCCACCACCAGCTTCATCAACATCAG TGTCGTGGGGCCCGCGCTCACCTTCCGTGTGCGGCACAATGCCCAGAACCTCTCGCTGGCAGATGTGGCCAGCCGTGCTG GCCaaatgaaggcagagctggaggctgAGCTGGGCCTGAAGATTGTACAGACGGGAGTGGGAGAG cGGAACGAGGCGGCTGTGTACCCACGCCCCTCTCACTTTGGGGACGGCTTCCACTCCGTGCTGCTCACCTTCATCGCTCTGGCCTGCGTGGCTGGTGTCTCCATCGCAGCTGCCGCAGCCTTCTGCCTCCGACAGCACGCCAAGCAGCGGGAGAAGGAGCGCCTGGCTGCCCTGGGGCCCGAGGGGGCTGCCGACACCACCTTCGAGTACCAG GAGCTGTGCCGCCAGCACATGGCCACCAAGTCGCTCTTTGGCCGTGCTGAGgcccctgcagcaccagcagagacGTCGCGAGTGAGCAGCGTCTCGTCGCAGTTCAGCGATGCCccgcagcccagccccagctcacacagcagcacaccatCCTGGTGCGAGGAGCCTGTGCAGTCCAACATGGACATCTCCACTGGCCACATGATCCTG GCATACATGGAGGACCACCTCCGCAACAGGGACCGGCTGGCCAAGGAGTGGCAGGCTCTCTGTGCCTACCAGGCTGAGCCCAGCGTCTGCTCTGTTGCCCAAAGTGAAGCCAATCTGAAGAAGAACCGCAACCCAGATTACGTGCCCT atgaCCACGTGAGGATCAAGCTGAAAGCCGAGAGCAACCCATCTCGCAGCGACTTCATCAATGCCAGCCCGATC aTCGAGCACGACCCGCGGATGCCGGCTTACATCGCCACGCAGGGGCCGCTGTCCCACACCATTGCTGACTTCTGGCAG ATGGTGTGGGAGCACGGCTGCACCGTCATCGTCATGCTGAGCCCGCTGGCTGAGGACAGCGTCAAGCAGTGCGACCGCTACTGGCCTGACGAAGGCTCCTCGCTGTACCACATCTACGAG GTGAACCTGGTGTCGGAGCACATCTGGTGCGAGGACTTCCTAGTGCGCAGCTTCTACCTGAAGAACGTGCAGTCGCAGGAGACCCGCACCCTGACGCAGTTCCACTTCCTCAGCTGGCCGGCCGAGGGCATCCCCGCCACCACCCGGCCCCTCCTCGACTTCCGCAG GAAGGTGAACAAGTGCTACCGGGGCCGCTCCTGCCCTATCATTGTGCACTGCAG TGACGGCGCAGGCAGGACCGGGACGTACATCCTCGTCGACATGGTCCTGAACCGCATGGCCAAAG GTGTGAAGGAGATCGACATCGCTGCGACGCTGGAGCACATCCGCGACCAGCGGCCCGGCATGGTGCAGACCAAG GACCAGTTTGAGTTCGCTCTGACCGCCGTGGCTGAGGAGGTGAACGCCATCCTGAAGGCTCTGCCGCAGTGA